The Eleutherodactylus coqui strain aEleCoq1 chromosome 13, aEleCoq1.hap1, whole genome shotgun sequence genome includes a window with the following:
- the CTNNBL1 gene encoding beta-catenin-like protein 1, with amino-acid sequence MDVGELLRYQPDRGTKRGREEDPDEVKPSRKERASRNWHRDEEKALQDDERKVGTAEGPTNADDEDVEPVDEGAVKRMILTFEKRSYKNQELRIKFPDNPEKFMESELDLNDIIQEMHVIATIPDLYHLLVELNAVQSLLGLLGHENTDVCIAVVDLLQELTDIDTLHESEEGAQVLIDSLVEGQVIALLVQNLDRLDETVKEEADGVHNTLAIIENMTEFRPEICSDAAQQGLLQWLLKRLKAKLPFDANKLYCSEILAILLQNNDDTRELLGELDGIDVLLQQLSVFKRHDPSTAEEQEMMENLFDALCSCLMLSNNRDRFLKGEGLQLMNLMLREKKMSRCSALRVLDHAMIGPEGSDNCHKFVDILGLRTIFPLFMKSPKKMKKSGVSEKEHEEHVCSILASLLRNLKGQQRTRLLNKFTESDSEKVDRLMELYFKYLDAVRVADRKIEGEKHDMVRRGEILDDDLEDEFYLRRLDAGLFLLQLLCYNVAEICNSGLPQVRQRVMQILNMRGSSIKIIRHILKEYTENIGDGKTAEFRESEQKRILELIETL; translated from the exons CCCGACAGAGGTACCAAGAGAGGGCGAGAGGAGGACCCAGATGAAGTGAAACCGTCAAGAAAAGAGAGGGCAAGTCGGAACTGGCACCGGGATGAAGAGAAGGCATTGCAAGACGATGAGAGGAAAGTGGGCACAGCTGAAGGGCCCACTAATGCTGATGATGAGGAT GTGGAGCCTGTGGATGAAGGTGCCGTGAAAAGGATGATCCTCACCTTTGAGAAGAGATCTTATAAGAACCAGGAGCTGCGCATTAAATTCCCAGACAACCCCGAAAA GTTTATGGAGTCTGAGCTGGACCTGAACGACATCATACAGGAGATGCACGTAATCGCCACTATCCCGGATCTCTATCACCTGCTGGTGGAACTTAATGCCGTGCAGTCTTTACTGGGATTGCTGGGGCATGAAAATACTGAT GTATGTATAGCTGTAGTCGACTTGCTGCAAGAGTTGACGGATATAGACACCCTACATGAGAGCGAGGAGGGGGCCCAGGTCCTTATAGACTCGTTG GTGGAAGGACAGGTGATCGCCTTGTTGGTGCAGAATCTGGACCGTCTTGATGAAACTGTGAAGGAGGAAGCGGATGGCGTGCACAATACTCTTG CGATCATTGAAAACATGACCGAGTTCCGTCCTGAGATATGTTCTGACGCGGCTCAGCAGGGCCTGCTCCAGTGGCTGCTGAAGAGGTTAAAG GCCAAGCTGCCGTTTGATGCCAACAAGCTGTACTGCAGTGAAATTCTGGCCATTCTTCTACAGAACAACGATG acaCTCGGGAACTCCTGGGGGAGCTGGATGGAATAGACGTGCTGCTTCAGCAGTTATCG GTCTTTAAGCGGCATGACCCTAGCACAGCGGAGGAGCAGGAGATGATGGAGAACCTGTTTGATGCCCTCTGTTCCTGTTTAATGCTGAGCAACAACCGGGACCGATTCCTGAAGGGTGAAGGGCTGCAGCTCATGAACCTCATGCTTAG AGAGAAGAAAATGTCCCGCTGTAGTGCTCTCCGTGTGCTGGATCACGCCATGATCGGCCCTGAAGGCAGTGACAACTGTCACAAGTTCGTAGACATCTTGGGTCTCAGGACTATCTTTCCACTCTTCATGAAATCGCCCAAAAAGATGAAGAAAAGTGGTGTCTCGGAGAAGGAGCACGAAG AACACGTTTGTTCTATCCTGGCATCCTTACTGCGAAATCTGAAAGGACAACAAAGAACCAGACTGCTTAACAAATTCACGGAGAGTGACAGCGAGAAG GTGGACCGCCTTATGGAGCTGTATTTCAAGTATTTAGATGCTGTGCGGGTGGCTGACAGGAAGATTGAAGGCGAGAAGCAT GACATGGTGCGGCGGGGGGAAATACTGGACGATGATCTGGAAGATGAATTTTACCTGCGTAGACTGGATGCTGGGCTGTTCCTGCTTCAGCTGCTCTGCTACAACGTTGCCGAGATCTGTAATAGTGGCTTACCACAG GTACGACAGAGGGTGATGCAGATTCTGAACATGAGGGGCAGCTCCATCAAAATAATTCGACATATATTAAAGG AATACACTGAGAACATCGGAGACGGGAAGACGGCAGAATTCCGGGAGAGCGAACAAAAGCGAATCCTGGAGCTGATAGAGACGTTGTGA